The Candidatus Saccharimonadales bacterium genome contains the following window.
TTGGCATAAGATTCCAGTTTAGAGGCAAAGTCGTACATATTCTGCGATAAGGCTGTTCTGCCCTGCGAGCCGTGGAACATCAGTACCGCGCTCGAAAATAAGATACCGGTTACGGCCAAAACGATCATAACCTCTATTATCGTGTAACCGCGCGACTTGTTCTCAAGGTCAGACCTTGCAAAAAGAGATGAAAAATATATTGATTTTGGTAAAAATCTCTTTGCTTTTTGCAAGGTCTGACCTTGAGAGTAGCGAGCCCACTTCATCTTACTAGCGATTATAGCATAAGCGCTAAGGGTCTAACCCCTTAACCACCAAGCACGCGGTTGTACCAATCCAAGAGAGATTGGCCGAAAATCATAACCACGGCTGTAGCCATAATCAAAAACGGTCCGTAGGGTAATCTTGAGCTAAGATTTTTTTTCTGAAGTGTTAATAGCGGCACCGCGATGAGCGTTCCAGCTACCGAAGCCAAGAAAATCATTAAAAAGCTTAAGGCCGGCGCGGCCAGCAACGTGCCGGTTACTAAACCAAGTCGCACGTCGCCGTAACCAATCCATTTACCCTGGCTAATTATGTAGAGCACCAGAAAAAACCCACTGGCTACCACAATAGATCCTGCCCAAAGTAGCAGAGCATGCGGTTTGTGATCCTCTACCGTAACTAGGTAAATCAGCCTGCCCGCTGCTGCCACTGCAAACGTTGGATAAATGATTTTACTGGGCAAAAGCATCCATTTTAAATCGTAAATAGCCAGGGCTGTCAGACCGACCAGCGAAATGAGCCAAGCTGCAAAAAGTGCTTTGCTGCCGAGGTTGCTAAAGCCAAGCGGCCACCAGTAATAAGAAGCGGCAAATAACAGCCCTGCGATTATCTCGACCGCCGGATGCTGCCAAGAAACCTTAGCTTTGCAATAACGACAGCGGCCAGCTAAAGACAGCCAACTTAATACCGGCACCAGATCCCATACTGCCAGTTCGTGACCGCAATGGTCGCAGTGACTGCGACCGTGCACAAAATCTTGACCGGCATGCATACGCTCGACTAAAACGTTTATAAAACTGCCCAAGATTAACCCTAAAATAAGTAGTGCCACCAAAATCATTACTCTTATGCTAACAGATTTACTGCTTTAAGGCTGACAAAAACGCACTTTGATGAAGAGCCAAACTACTCCTACTTTTATATGGACAAAATATGTACTTTTAAAAAGTACCAAGCTATTCCAACTTTGTGCCGACAAAGTTGGACAAAACTCTCGAGCCTGGTTCAAAAACCAGGCGTTCATTCAGGCACCAAAATTAAGTGAACCTTGCGGAACTCACTAACGTTCAAACAGTCCTCGGTTCTGCCTAATTTTGGCTATTCATTCACCCTGTTTTTGAGGGCTCGAATTATTTATAACCAACGTTGGGTCTGGAGTTTTCCAGGCTTAAGAAAACAGGTTAATTTGAGCGAGCGAGTACTTGTTTAAAAAAGTGGGTTAAGCCTAGTGCAGCCGGAGCCT
Protein-coding sequences here:
- a CDS encoding prepilin peptidase; this translates as MILVALLILGLILGSFINVLVERMHAGQDFVHGRSHCDHCGHELAVWDLVPVLSWLSLAGRCRYCKAKVSWQHPAVEIIAGLLFAASYYWWPLGFSNLGSKALFAAWLISLVGLTALAIYDLKWMLLPSKIIYPTFAVAAAGRLIYLVTVEDHKPHALLLWAGSIVVASGFFLVLYIISQGKWIGYGDVRLGLVTGTLLAAPALSFLMIFLASVAGTLIAVPLLTLQKKNLSSRLPYGPFLIMATAVVMIFGQSLLDWYNRVLGG